Proteins found in one Perca fluviatilis chromosome 9, GENO_Pfluv_1.0, whole genome shotgun sequence genomic segment:
- the s1pr1 gene encoding LOW QUALITY PROTEIN: sphingosine 1-phosphate receptor 1 (The sequence of the model RefSeq protein was modified relative to this genomic sequence to represent the inferred CDS: substituted 1 base at 1 genomic stop codon) — protein sequence MAEPEYSEYSEYSDLIAKHYNYTGKYRQPSAASARLKADSVVFIIVCVFIVLENVLVLATIWRTKKFHKPMYYFIGNLALSDLLAGGVYTANILLSGANTYRLTPTQWFFREGSMFVALAASVFSLLAIAIERHLTMLQMKLHNGGSAARVFLLISGVWMVAAVLGGLPGAGWNCVRRVTRCSTVLPLYHKTYILFCTTVFSVILAAIVVLYARIYALVRTRSRKLVFRKVSNGRGGGGGSGAAGGGVGARSSEKSLALLKTVIIVLSCFIACWAPLFVLLLLDAACETRRCPILYKAEWFLALAVLNSPHGHPLHALATKSAADDATHSGTEARRPXALPRPRAAMAPVEFSRSKSDNSSHPQRDAEDSPRETTTTTGNV from the exons ATGGCCGAGCCAGAGTACTCCGAGTACTCCGAGTACTCCGACCTGATCGCCAAACACTACAACTACACGGGGAAGTACCGGCAGCCGTCGGCGGCGTCGGCGCGGCTGAAGGCCGACTCCGTGGTCTTCATCATCGTGTGCGTCTTCATCGTGCTGGAGAACGTGCTCGTGCTCGCCACCATCTGGCGCACCAAGAAGTTCCACAAGCCCATGTACTACTTCATCGGCAACCTGGCGCTGTCCGACCTGCTGGCCGGGGGCGTGTACACCGCCAACATCCTGCTGTCGGGCGCCAACACGTACCGCCTCACGCCCACGCAGTGGTTCTTCCGCGAGGGCAGCATGTTCGTGGCGCTGGCGGCGAGCGTGTTCAGCCTGCTGGCCATCGCCATCGAGCGCCACCTGACCATGCTGCAGATGAAGCTGCACAACGGCGGCAGCGCGGCGCGCGTCTTCCTGCTGATCAGCGGCGTGTGGATGGTGGCGGCCGTGCTGGGCGGGCTGCCCGGCGCCGGCTGGAACTGCGTGCGGCGCGTGACGCGCTGCTCCACCGTGCTGCCGCTCTACCACAAGACCTACATCCTGTTCTGCACCACCGTGTTCAGCGTGATCCTCGCCGCCATCGTGGTGCTCTACGCTCGCATCTACGCGCTGGTCCGCACGCGCAGCCGCAAGCTCGTCTTCCGCAAG GTGTCCAACGGGCGCGGTGGCGGTGGCGGTAGCGGCGCGGCCGGCGGCGGCGTTGGCGCGCGGAGCTCGGAGAAGTCTCTGGCGCTGCTGAAGACGGTGATCATCGTGCTGAGCTGCTTCATCGCCTGCTGGGCGCCGCTCttcgtgctgctgctgctggacgcGGCGTGCGAGACGCGGCGCTGCCCGATCCTCTACAAGGCCGAGTGGTTCCTGGCGCTCGCCGTGCTCAACTCGCCGCACGGCCATCCCTTACACGCTTTAGCCACAAAGTCAGCTGCTGACGACGCTACGCACAGCGGCACGGAGGCCAGGCGCCCGTAAGCGCTTCCGAGGCCTCGCGCCGCCATGGCGCCCGTAGAGTTCAGCCGCAGCAAGTCGGATAACTCGTCCCACCCCCAGCGGGACGCCGAGGACTCGCCGAGGGAGACCACCACCACCACGGGGAACGTGTGA